The following coding sequences lie in one Mycobacterium sp. DL440 genomic window:
- a CDS encoding MerR family transcriptional regulator yields the protein MGELYTVGAAAAAAGVQPHVLRHWEDVGVLVPLRSASGHRRYDDELITRARLVRLCQHAGLALAEIRDLRAADRNVRIDMITSTVQRIADDISRLQRAERFLSHVVTCVHPMVSECPDCAAFAQSAH from the coding sequence ATGGGTGAGCTATATACGGTCGGGGCGGCTGCCGCGGCAGCCGGTGTCCAGCCCCACGTGCTGCGGCACTGGGAAGACGTCGGAGTGCTGGTCCCGTTGCGGAGCGCCTCGGGGCACCGGCGCTATGACGACGAACTGATCACTAGGGCCCGGCTGGTGCGGTTGTGCCAGCATGCCGGCCTTGCGCTCGCGGAGATCCGCGATCTGCGGGCCGCTGATCGCAACGTCCGAATCGACATGATCACCAGCACGGTGCAGCGGATCGCGGATGACATCTCCCGGCTGCAGCGAGCCGAGCGGTTCCTCTCCCACGTCGTCACCTGCGTGCATCCAATGGTGTCGGAGTGCCCCGACTGTGCGGCATTCGCGCAATCTGCGCATTAG
- a CDS encoding TetR/AcrR family transcriptional regulator yields MVRGVEREQAVLAATAELLAERGYQALTIDAVAARAGASKATIYRRWPNKAQLVRATLDAADAARNASVPDTGQLRSDLFAVMEMISAQVADPLTRVTAELATLMRHDVQLAEAIREHLDKAELSPFHDALQRAIVRGDIAANADVELIHDVAEAMILRQLHLDLPVDTVFSTRLIDDILLILLGGIDR; encoded by the coding sequence ATGGTGCGAGGTGTGGAGCGTGAACAGGCGGTGTTGGCTGCCACGGCCGAACTACTGGCGGAACGGGGATATCAGGCGTTGACGATCGATGCGGTCGCCGCGAGGGCGGGAGCCAGCAAGGCCACGATCTACCGCCGGTGGCCGAACAAGGCGCAGCTTGTCCGCGCCACCTTGGACGCTGCCGACGCTGCCCGGAACGCCTCCGTGCCCGATACCGGGCAGCTGCGCAGCGACCTGTTCGCCGTGATGGAGATGATCTCCGCGCAGGTGGCCGATCCGCTCACTCGCGTGACCGCCGAACTCGCGACGCTGATGCGGCACGATGTCCAGCTTGCCGAGGCGATCCGCGAGCATCTCGACAAGGCGGAGCTCTCGCCCTTCCACGATGCGCTGCAACGCGCCATCGTTCGGGGCGACATCGCCGCGAACGCCGACGTCGAGCTGATCCACGATGTGGCGGAGGCGATGATCCTGCGGCAGCTACACCTCGACCTGCCGGTCGACACCGTGTTCAGTACGCGGCTGATCGATGACATCCTTCTGATCCTGCTCGGAGGCATCGACCGATGA
- the polA gene encoding DNA polymerase I, translated as MLLDGNSLAFRAFYALPAENFKTQGGLTTNAVYGFTAMLINLLRDEQPSHVAAAFDVSRQTFRKEKYPEYKEGRSATPDEFRGQIDITKEVLGALGITVLAEPGFEADDIIATLATQGEDAGYRVLVVTGDRDALQLVSDDVTVLYPRKGVSELTRFTPDAVVEKYGLTPTQYPDFAALRGDPSDNLPGIPGVGEKTATKWIVEYGSLQSLVDNVDKVKGKVGESLRSNLSSVVLNRELTELVKDVPLPQTPDTLRVLPWDRDQIHRLFDDLEFRVLRDRLFDTLVAAEPEAEHGFDVRGRALEPGELAAWLSEHSLGNRFGMAVVGTHLAYDADATALAIVSADGDGRYIDTATLTAQDEEALSSWLADPGPPKALHEAKLAMHDLAGRGWTLRGVTSDTALAAYLVRPGQRSFALDDLSVRYLKRELRAESPEQQQLSLLDDSDGVDEQAVQTVILRACAVLDLADALDEELAKIDSSSLLGRMELPVQRVLAQMEHTGIAVDSDYLKELQSEFADQIRDAAEAAYAVIGKQINLGSPKQLQVVLFDELEMPKTKRTKTGYTTDADALQSLFDKTGHPFLQHLLTHRDATRLKVTVDGLLAAVATDGRIHTTFNQTIAATGRLSSTEPNLQNIPIRTEAGRRIRNAFVVGDGYTELVTADYSQIEMRIMAHLSRDEGLIEAFNTGEDLHSFVASRAFDVPIDEVTPELRRRVKAMSYGLAYGLSAYGLASQLKISTEEAKIQMEQYFARFGGIRDYLRDVVDQARKDGYTSTVFGRRRYLPELDSSNRNVREAAERAALNAPIQGSAADIIKVAMINVDEAIKAAGLKSRMLLQVHDELLFEVVEGERDTLEALVREHMGNAYPLDVPLEVSVGYGRSWDAAAH; from the coding sequence ATGCTGCTCGACGGTAATTCCCTGGCGTTCCGCGCGTTTTACGCGCTGCCTGCGGAGAACTTCAAGACGCAGGGCGGGCTGACCACCAACGCGGTGTACGGCTTCACCGCAATGCTCATCAACCTGTTGCGTGACGAGCAGCCCAGCCACGTCGCCGCGGCCTTCGATGTGTCGCGGCAGACGTTCCGCAAGGAGAAGTACCCCGAGTACAAGGAAGGCCGGTCGGCGACGCCCGACGAGTTCCGAGGCCAGATCGACATCACCAAGGAGGTGCTCGGCGCGCTGGGCATCACGGTGCTGGCCGAGCCCGGATTCGAGGCCGACGACATCATCGCCACCCTGGCCACCCAGGGCGAGGACGCCGGCTACCGCGTGCTGGTGGTCACCGGCGACCGTGATGCGTTGCAGCTGGTCAGCGACGACGTGACCGTGCTCTACCCGCGCAAGGGGGTCAGCGAGCTGACCCGGTTCACGCCGGACGCGGTGGTGGAGAAGTACGGCCTGACGCCGACGCAGTACCCGGACTTCGCCGCGTTGCGCGGCGACCCGAGCGACAACCTGCCCGGTATCCCGGGCGTGGGGGAGAAGACCGCCACCAAGTGGATCGTCGAATACGGCTCGTTGCAATCCCTGGTCGACAACGTCGACAAGGTCAAGGGCAAGGTCGGGGAGTCGCTGCGGTCCAATCTGTCCAGCGTGGTGCTCAACCGTGAGCTGACCGAACTGGTCAAGGATGTGCCGCTGCCCCAGACGCCGGACACGTTGCGTGTGCTGCCGTGGGACCGCGACCAGATCCACCGGCTGTTCGACGACCTCGAGTTCCGGGTGCTGCGGGATCGGCTGTTCGACACACTGGTAGCCGCCGAGCCGGAGGCGGAGCACGGGTTCGACGTGCGCGGGCGCGCACTGGAACCCGGCGAGCTGGCCGCGTGGCTGTCCGAACACAGCCTGGGCAACCGGTTCGGGATGGCGGTGGTCGGCACCCACCTGGCCTATGACGCCGACGCCACTGCCCTGGCCATCGTCTCGGCCGACGGCGACGGCCGCTACATCGACACCGCCACGCTGACCGCGCAGGACGAGGAAGCGCTGTCGTCCTGGCTGGCCGACCCCGGCCCACCCAAGGCCCTGCACGAGGCCAAGCTGGCGATGCACGATCTGGCCGGCCGGGGTTGGACGCTGCGTGGCGTCACCTCCGACACTGCCCTGGCGGCCTACCTGGTTCGGCCGGGCCAGCGCAGCTTCGCCCTCGACGACTTGTCGGTGCGGTACCTGAAGCGGGAACTTCGTGCTGAAAGTCCAGAGCAGCAACAGCTTTCACTTCTGGATGATTCGGACGGGGTGGACGAGCAGGCGGTGCAGACCGTGATCCTGCGGGCCTGCGCGGTGCTTGACCTCGCCGATGCGCTCGACGAGGAGCTGGCCAAGATCGACTCGTCGTCACTGCTGGGCCGGATGGAACTGCCGGTGCAGCGGGTGCTCGCCCAGATGGAGCACACCGGCATCGCGGTCGACAGCGACTACCTCAAGGAGTTGCAGAGCGAGTTCGCCGATCAGATCCGCGACGCCGCCGAGGCCGCATACGCGGTGATCGGCAAGCAGATCAATCTCGGCTCACCCAAGCAGCTGCAGGTCGTGCTGTTCGACGAGCTGGAGATGCCCAAGACCAAACGCACCAAGACCGGTTACACCACGGATGCGGACGCGCTGCAGTCGCTGTTCGACAAGACCGGGCACCCGTTCCTGCAGCACCTGCTCACACACCGGGACGCCACCCGGCTGAAAGTGACCGTCGACGGGCTGCTGGCGGCGGTTGCCACCGATGGCCGGATCCACACCACGTTCAACCAGACCATCGCGGCCACCGGCCGGCTTTCGTCCACCGAGCCCAACCTGCAGAACATCCCGATCCGCACCGAGGCAGGCCGGCGTATCCGGAACGCCTTCGTTGTCGGCGACGGGTACACCGAGCTGGTGACGGCGGACTACAGCCAGATCGAGATGCGGATCATGGCGCACCTGTCCCGCGACGAAGGCCTCATCGAAGCGTTCAACACCGGCGAGGACCTGCACTCGTTCGTCGCGTCGCGGGCGTTCGACGTGCCGATCGACGAGGTCACCCCGGAGTTACGCCGACGGGTCAAGGCGATGTCCTACGGCCTGGCCTACGGCTTGAGCGCCTACGGCCTGGCGAGCCAGCTCAAGATCTCCACCGAGGAAGCCAAGATCCAGATGGAGCAGTACTTCGCGCGGTTCGGCGGGATCCGCGACTATCTGCGCGACGTCGTGGACCAGGCCCGCAAGGACGGCTACACGTCGACGGTGTTCGGGCGCAGGCGCTACCTGCCCGAGTTGGACAGCAGCAACCGCAACGTCCGCGAGGCCGCCGAGCGGGCCGCTCTCAACGCGCCCATCCAGGGCAGTGCCGCCGACATCATCAAGGTGGCGATGATCAACGTCGACGAGGCGATCAAGGCGGCCGGGCTCAAGTCACGCATGCTGCTGCAGGTTCACGACGAACTGCTCTTCGAGGTCGTCGAGGGGGAGCGGGACACGCTGGAAGCCTTGGTGCGTGAGCACATGGGCAATGCGTATCCGTTGGATGTCCCGTTGGAGGTGTCGGTGGGGTACGGCCGCAGCTGGGACGCCGCGGCTCATTGA
- a CDS encoding Zn-ribbon domain-containing OB-fold protein, which yields MPAASSQPAIDGWFATDDAGATHLIGGKCTQCATFVFPPRENNCPNPACDSDTLDLVPLSRRGKVWSYTENRYLPPTPYPKTDPFEPFAIAAVELADEGLIVLGKVVTGTLAADLEVGMEMELTTMTLYTDDEGVERTTHAWRIP from the coding sequence GTGCCAGCAGCATCTTCGCAACCCGCGATCGACGGGTGGTTCGCCACCGACGACGCCGGTGCCACCCACCTGATCGGCGGCAAGTGCACCCAGTGCGCCACCTTCGTTTTCCCGCCGCGAGAGAACAACTGCCCCAACCCGGCCTGCGACAGCGACACCCTTGATCTGGTGCCGCTATCCCGCCGCGGCAAGGTGTGGAGCTACACCGAGAACCGGTACCTCCCGCCCACGCCGTATCCCAAGACCGACCCGTTCGAGCCGTTCGCGATCGCCGCGGTGGAGCTGGCCGACGAGGGCCTGATCGTGCTCGGCAAGGTCGTCACCGGCACCCTCGCCGCCGACCTCGAGGTCGGCATGGAGATGGAGCTGACCACCATGACGCTCTACACCGACGACGAGGGCGTCGAGCGCACCACCCACGCCTGGAGGATCCCGTGA
- a CDS encoding SMI1/KNR4 family protein has product MATSSDCDTTDRGEFSHGGYGGSLLLDREVVTTVQAKAAECAFIYCGIARPDGSAEVLLVDTDSPHLTGMTDSGSISGVVLTPGAIPEPYQRKPESVAGQGFSPGCDPEAVTRIIRREPTDVPATDPGHLAAAEQAFGYSLPPDVRALYAATADGDFYSIDESSDPDLPWITRGMYVMPVDEPEGRAYCQPQRRYLSWISGADTAVAPDRFGQVQPLAHSEAWFVVGTDPDSGFFVVDMAPGPNGTVGQLLHVHRDAPVGAQWLAPSLTEYLRSGAVINPRSPFDIKDEASELGLTVAAIADVEPQAEVLHLGDRDAPVDLNPLAGHSRLRSVFISSPTVGGLDALSRLPALEFVSMPVATWRTVIDDGLIPDSLHAVGFEDARQGWLCPPVTDTIEVANALLHHRGLPLLDMVRVRGTG; this is encoded by the coding sequence TTGGCTACTTCCAGCGACTGCGACACCACCGACCGCGGGGAGTTCTCTCATGGCGGGTACGGCGGGTCGCTGCTCCTGGACCGCGAGGTCGTCACGACGGTGCAGGCCAAGGCCGCCGAATGCGCCTTCATCTACTGCGGTATCGCGCGACCGGATGGCTCCGCAGAGGTCCTGCTGGTCGACACCGATTCGCCACACCTGACCGGGATGACTGACTCCGGCTCGATCAGCGGGGTGGTGCTGACTCCTGGAGCTATACCGGAACCTTACCAACGGAAGCCGGAATCTGTTGCCGGACAAGGATTTTCGCCCGGTTGTGATCCGGAGGCGGTGACTCGCATCATCCGTCGCGAGCCGACCGACGTTCCCGCCACGGACCCCGGGCACTTGGCGGCCGCGGAACAGGCGTTCGGCTACTCGCTGCCACCCGATGTCCGGGCGCTGTATGCCGCGACGGCCGACGGCGACTTCTATTCGATCGACGAGTCCAGCGATCCTGACCTGCCTTGGATCACCCGCGGGATGTACGTCATGCCGGTCGACGAACCGGAAGGACGTGCCTACTGCCAGCCGCAACGGCGGTATCTCTCGTGGATATCCGGCGCCGATACCGCAGTGGCCCCGGACCGATTCGGTCAGGTTCAGCCGCTCGCACACTCTGAGGCCTGGTTCGTGGTGGGCACCGATCCCGATTCCGGATTCTTCGTGGTGGACATGGCGCCAGGACCCAATGGCACTGTCGGTCAGCTGTTGCACGTCCACCGCGATGCCCCCGTCGGTGCACAGTGGCTGGCACCCTCGCTGACCGAATACCTGCGGAGCGGGGCCGTCATCAACCCCCGGAGCCCGTTCGATATCAAGGACGAAGCATCCGAACTGGGCCTGACCGTCGCCGCCATCGCCGACGTCGAGCCTCAGGCCGAGGTTCTGCATCTGGGTGACCGCGACGCGCCCGTCGACTTGAACCCGCTGGCCGGCCACTCCCGGCTGCGCAGCGTGTTCATCTCATCGCCGACGGTCGGCGGACTGGATGCACTGAGCCGCCTGCCGGCGCTCGAGTTCGTCTCGATGCCGGTGGCGACGTGGCGCACCGTCATCGATGACGGACTAATCCCGGACAGCCTGCATGCGGTCGGATTCGAAGACGCCCGACAAGGTTGGCTGTGCCCACCGGTCACCGACACGATCGAGGTCGCGAACGCGTTGCTGCACCACCGCGGACTGCCGCTGCTCGACATGGTCCGGGTGCGCGGGACCGGATAG
- a CDS encoding MBL fold metallo-hydrolase encodes MTTTASQTPVRQPSLWACCSAFAHVPAGLIRPRRPDRNLLNQLNDAGLPSTSQTVTVRTLRQVPKWVPTAGIVEGTRAPWRIPIAMTAFIVEHPRARFVVDPSMCADVGVRVLSQLPAVLRPAVTPPADVVTTAAALAEVLGENRVDFALPTHLHWDHICGLLDLPAMPVHVHHPELEWATSGPVAPVGGVRDSLQDRPITTFTLEGPPVLTFERSHDLFGDGAVQLVDLAGHTPGSIGLLLNTAGGWVLLAGDAAWHDLGVQHIRQKPSYPGAFVDEDRDECFRTLHRLHAVRDRVRIVPTHDHVAAVSLQGQ; translated from the coding sequence ATGACCACCACTGCCTCCCAAACTCCGGTTCGACAGCCGAGCCTGTGGGCCTGCTGCTCGGCGTTCGCCCATGTGCCGGCCGGGCTCATCCGGCCCCGACGCCCGGACCGGAACCTGCTCAACCAGTTGAACGATGCGGGCCTGCCGTCCACAAGCCAGACCGTCACCGTCCGCACGCTGCGCCAAGTACCGAAATGGGTGCCCACCGCGGGCATCGTCGAAGGAACCCGCGCCCCATGGCGCATTCCCATCGCCATGACCGCATTCATCGTGGAGCATCCGCGGGCCCGCTTCGTGGTGGATCCAAGCATGTGCGCCGATGTAGGTGTCCGGGTGCTCAGCCAGTTACCCGCCGTGCTGCGTCCAGCCGTTACACCTCCGGCCGACGTGGTTACCACCGCAGCCGCGCTGGCCGAAGTACTCGGCGAGAATCGCGTCGACTTCGCACTGCCGACCCATCTGCACTGGGATCACATCTGTGGACTTCTCGACCTGCCCGCCATGCCCGTGCACGTCCATCACCCCGAGCTTGAGTGGGCCACCAGCGGTCCGGTCGCACCGGTCGGCGGCGTGCGGGATTCGCTCCAGGACAGACCCATCACCACGTTCACGCTCGAGGGCCCGCCGGTCCTGACCTTCGAACGCAGCCACGACCTCTTCGGCGACGGCGCGGTGCAACTCGTCGACCTGGCCGGCCACACTCCCGGCAGCATCGGGCTCCTGCTCAACACGGCCGGCGGATGGGTGTTGCTGGCCGGCGACGCCGCCTGGCATGACCTCGGCGTGCAGCACATCCGCCAAAAGCCCAGTTACCCAGGAGCATTCGTCGACGAGGATCGCGACGAATGCTTCCGCACCCTGCACCGGTTACACGCGGTCAGAGATCGGGTCCGGATTGTCCCGACGCACGACCATGTCGCCGCGGTGTCGTTGCAGGGTCAATGA
- a CDS encoding FAD-dependent monooxygenase → MLLLDAVWARLGSAAVRTGAGVVDFTETDGAVHVQTRAGEFTAEVFVGADGVHSTVRRRLHPGPDPLAWSGVRMFRGASRIPPFLNGRTMAIVKGPCGVELVTYPIGGDLVNWVLQVPEAGPGPLPGDANWNTPTDPTAVAAHMSGWHLDWLDTAELVARSEAVFEYPMVDREPLPRWGTQRVTLLGDAAHPMYPVGANGGSQAILDARALADELATGRGVAGYEARRVPETTAVVHANREMHAGDPHDLDRVTAAYRRNTLADRSSR, encoded by the coding sequence ATGCTGTTGCTCGACGCGGTCTGGGCCCGGCTAGGATCCGCCGCGGTGCGGACCGGCGCCGGCGTGGTGGACTTCACCGAAACCGACGGCGCGGTGCACGTGCAGACCCGCGCCGGGGAATTCACCGCCGAGGTGTTCGTCGGCGCCGACGGGGTGCACTCGACGGTTCGGCGCAGGCTGCATCCGGGCCCCGATCCACTCGCCTGGTCGGGAGTACGGATGTTCCGCGGCGCCAGCCGGATTCCGCCATTTCTCAACGGCCGCACGATGGCCATCGTCAAGGGCCCGTGTGGCGTCGAGCTGGTCACCTACCCGATCGGCGGCGATCTGGTGAACTGGGTACTGCAGGTCCCAGAGGCCGGCCCCGGCCCGCTTCCCGGTGACGCGAACTGGAACACCCCGACCGATCCCACGGCGGTGGCCGCCCACATGTCCGGCTGGCACCTGGACTGGCTGGACACCGCCGAGCTGGTGGCCCGATCCGAGGCCGTGTTCGAGTACCCGATGGTCGATCGGGAACCGCTGCCGCGCTGGGGAACTCAGCGTGTCACACTACTCGGTGACGCCGCGCATCCGATGTACCCCGTCGGCGCCAACGGCGGCTCCCAGGCCATTCTCGATGCGCGAGCTCTGGCCGATGAGCTGGCCACCGGCCGCGGCGTCGCCGGTTACGAAGCCCGCCGGGTGCCCGAGACGACGGCGGTGGTGCACGCCAACCGCGAGATGCATGCCGGCGACCCGCACGATCTGGACCGCGTCACCGCCGCATACCGACGAAACACCCTGGCCGACAGGAGCTCCCGATGA
- a CDS encoding PrsW family intramembrane metalloprotease: MAYSPTPGPVHRPWFPITAPLPRPVRKVGAPLAAIIACGVVIGALVLLFTALNPVGAIIGFTLSSIVMTGAVFAYLWLDRWEPEPPRLLLLAFGWGAAVAVVLSLILGLFADALLATPGVDSSHSFASVAIRAPFIEEAAKGLFLLVMMTGRRRNELNSLTDCLVYAGLVGLGFAWLEDIMYISSADSLGGSLLTAAMRLIMAPFAHSLFTTMTAIGVYFALQRRSGITKVLCILAGYLGAVLMHGLWNGSSLLGAGTYFIVYIVWMVPIFIIMIVVAVTSRRREQRVVAAKLPGMVAAGLITPNEATWLGSLKTRHGAIQQATMAGGRPAGKAVAAFAAAVVELAFVRDRIDRGFGDAQVYALQQEEVYSVTVARSAAPILHWLSNYQAPVRY, encoded by the coding sequence GTGGCGTACTCCCCGACCCCCGGCCCCGTCCATCGGCCGTGGTTTCCGATCACCGCACCACTGCCCAGGCCGGTCCGGAAGGTCGGGGCCCCACTGGCCGCGATCATCGCCTGCGGCGTCGTCATCGGTGCGCTGGTACTGCTGTTCACCGCGCTCAACCCCGTCGGCGCGATCATCGGGTTCACGCTGTCGAGCATCGTGATGACCGGGGCGGTGTTCGCCTATCTGTGGCTGGACCGCTGGGAACCCGAACCGCCCCGATTGTTGCTGTTGGCCTTCGGTTGGGGCGCCGCGGTCGCCGTGGTGCTCTCCCTGATACTCGGCCTGTTCGCCGATGCGCTGCTGGCGACACCCGGTGTCGACTCATCCCACAGTTTCGCCTCCGTGGCGATCCGGGCACCGTTCATCGAAGAGGCCGCCAAGGGCCTGTTCTTGCTGGTCATGATGACCGGTAGGCGCCGCAACGAGCTCAACTCGCTGACCGACTGCCTGGTCTACGCCGGCCTCGTCGGTCTCGGGTTCGCCTGGCTGGAAGACATCATGTACATCTCCAGCGCGGACTCGTTGGGGGGATCCCTGCTCACCGCGGCGATGCGACTGATCATGGCGCCGTTCGCCCACTCGCTGTTCACCACGATGACCGCGATCGGGGTGTACTTCGCGCTGCAGCGGCGCAGTGGCATCACCAAGGTGCTGTGCATCCTGGCCGGCTACCTAGGCGCGGTGCTCATGCACGGGTTGTGGAACGGCTCGTCGCTGCTCGGCGCCGGAACCTACTTCATCGTCTACATCGTGTGGATGGTGCCGATCTTCATCATCATGATCGTTGTCGCCGTCACCAGCCGTCGCCGCGAACAGCGCGTGGTGGCGGCCAAGCTGCCCGGCATGGTCGCCGCCGGGCTCATCACCCCCAACGAGGCCACCTGGCTCGGATCGCTGAAGACCCGCCACGGCGCGATTCAGCAGGCAACGATGGCCGGCGGCCGCCCCGCGGGCAAAGCCGTCGCCGCGTTCGCAGCAGCCGTCGTCGAGCTGGCCTTCGTGCGCGACCGCATCGACCGCGGCTTCGGCGATGCGCAGGTGTACGCGCTGCAGCAGGAAGAGGTGTACTCGGTGACCGTAGCCCGCTCGGCCGCGCCGATCCTGCACTGGTTGTCCAACTACCAGGCACCCGTCCGGTACTGA
- a CDS encoding LysR family transcriptional regulator, which produces MARTASPRPSSVKQLEYFVAVTEEANFTRAAQRVHVAQPAVSAQIARLERELGQPLLDRSRREVRLTAAGAAVLPYARAALDAVRYAKTAVDELTQLVRGSVTVGTVTAHNVDLPQLLADYHRAHPAVEVTLSTDTSDALIDGVRSGRFDVAITSIGSDEVPDGLAVATTTDEPIEAVVSRSDAWAARRTVTLAALAQRPLISLPAGGGIRRQFDRACVAAGVVPHVVFEAATPDALADLAARGLGVAIVPGSVGRQRADVHAISIRPELRGRLVLAWRASGPISPAARALIEMAAELVGGGA; this is translated from the coding sequence ATGGCGCGGACGGCGTCGCCCAGGCCGAGCTCGGTCAAGCAGCTCGAGTACTTCGTCGCGGTCACCGAGGAGGCCAACTTCACCCGCGCCGCACAGCGTGTGCACGTGGCGCAGCCCGCGGTCAGTGCCCAGATCGCCCGGCTGGAGCGGGAATTGGGCCAGCCGCTGCTGGACCGGTCCCGGCGCGAGGTCCGGCTCACCGCAGCGGGGGCGGCGGTGTTGCCCTATGCGCGGGCCGCCCTCGATGCGGTGCGGTATGCCAAGACCGCAGTCGACGAGCTCACCCAGCTGGTCCGCGGTTCGGTGACGGTGGGCACCGTGACGGCCCACAACGTCGACCTGCCGCAGCTGCTGGCCGATTACCACCGGGCCCATCCCGCGGTGGAGGTCACGCTGTCCACCGACACCTCCGATGCGCTGATCGACGGCGTCCGCAGTGGCCGGTTCGATGTCGCGATCACGTCAATCGGCTCCGACGAGGTGCCCGACGGCTTGGCGGTCGCCACCACGACCGACGAACCGATCGAGGCCGTCGTGAGTCGCAGCGACGCGTGGGCGGCGCGCCGGACGGTCACTCTCGCCGCGCTCGCGCAGCGGCCGCTCATCTCCTTGCCCGCCGGTGGCGGCATCCGTCGGCAGTTCGACCGGGCCTGCGTGGCGGCCGGCGTGGTGCCGCACGTGGTGTTCGAGGCCGCCACGCCCGACGCGCTCGCCGATCTCGCCGCCCGCGGCCTGGGCGTGGCCATCGTGCCCGGTTCGGTGGGGCGGCAGCGCGCCGATGTCCACGCCATCTCGATCCGGCCGGAACTGCGCGGTCGGTTGGTGCTGGCCTGGCGTGCGAGCGGGCCGATCAGCCCGGCCGCGCGGGCGCTCATCGAGATGGCCGCCGAACTCGTCGGCGGCGGTGCATAG
- a CDS encoding lipid-transfer protein → MHPWGKWGRDFTEYGVVAARAALAEAGLDWRQIQLVAGADTIRNGYPGFIAGSTFAQKLGWNGVPVSSSYAACASGSQALQSARAQILAGFCDVALVIGADTTPKGAFAPVGGERKNDPDWQRFHLLGAMNPVYFALLARRRMDLYGATSEDFAQVKVKNSRHGLQNPNARYHKESSVEDVLASPVVSDPLRQLDICATSDGAAALIVASKSFAEKHLGSLEGVPSVRAISTVTPRYPQHLPELPDIATDSTAVVAAPERVFKDQILDAAYAEAGIGPEDVSLAEVYDLSTALELDWYEHLGLCAKGEGEQLLRSGATTIGGRVPVNASGGLACFGEAIPAQAIAQVCELTWQLKGQATGRQVEGAKVGVTANQGLFGHGSSVIVAR, encoded by the coding sequence ATGCACCCGTGGGGCAAGTGGGGACGCGACTTCACCGAGTACGGCGTCGTCGCCGCCCGCGCGGCCCTGGCCGAGGCCGGCCTGGACTGGCGCCAGATCCAGCTGGTCGCCGGAGCCGACACGATCCGCAACGGCTACCCCGGCTTCATCGCCGGGTCGACGTTCGCCCAGAAACTGGGCTGGAACGGCGTTCCGGTGTCGTCCTCGTACGCGGCGTGTGCCAGCGGTTCGCAGGCGCTCCAGAGCGCTCGCGCCCAGATCCTGGCCGGTTTCTGCGACGTGGCCCTGGTCATCGGCGCCGACACGACGCCCAAGGGCGCCTTCGCACCCGTCGGCGGCGAGCGCAAGAACGATCCCGACTGGCAACGCTTCCACCTGCTCGGCGCGATGAACCCGGTGTACTTCGCCCTGCTGGCCCGGCGCCGGATGGACCTCTACGGGGCCACCTCCGAGGACTTCGCCCAGGTGAAGGTGAAGAATTCCCGGCACGGCCTGCAGAACCCGAATGCCCGCTACCACAAGGAATCCTCGGTCGAGGACGTGCTGGCCAGCCCGGTGGTGTCCGATCCGCTGCGCCAGCTCGACATCTGCGCGACCTCCGACGGTGCCGCCGCGCTGATCGTGGCCAGCAAGTCGTTTGCCGAGAAGCACCTGGGCTCCCTGGAGGGCGTCCCGTCGGTGCGCGCGATCTCGACGGTGACCCCGCGCTACCCACAGCACCTGCCCGAATTGCCGGACATCGCAACGGATTCCACCGCCGTGGTGGCCGCGCCCGAGCGGGTGTTCAAGGACCAGATCCTCGACGCCGCCTACGCCGAGGCCGGAATCGGCCCCGAGGACGTCAGCCTGGCCGAGGTGTACGACCTGTCCACCGCACTCGAGCTGGACTGGTACGAGCACCTGGGCCTGTGCGCCAAGGGTGAGGGCGAGCAGCTGCTGCGTTCTGGCGCCACCACCATCGGCGGGCGTGTCCCGGTCAACGCCTCGGGCGGTCTGGCGTGCTTCGGCGAGGCCATCCCGGCACAGGCCATCGCGCAGGTGTGCGAGCTCACCTGGCAGCTCAAGGGCCAGGCCACCGGCCGCCAGGTCGAGGGTGCGAAGGTTGGCGTCACGGCAAACCAGGGCCTGTTCGGCCACGGCTC